In Amphiprion ocellaris isolate individual 3 ecotype Okinawa chromosome 3, ASM2253959v1, whole genome shotgun sequence, one genomic interval encodes:
- the znf319b gene encoding zinc finger protein 319 yields the protein MDWATPAAKLNPYSRARMTEAWQQHAVAPPPVVHTIPPGAENALGCAVYGIVLQPDATSLQQQQQQNQHGQHSQHNQQHGGGQHSQQQHPAQAQQTSLQVGTEGGHKCGACGHDISHLANPHEHQCMVSQDRSFQCTQCMKIFHQATDLLEHQCVQVEQKPFVCGVCKMGFSLLTSLAQHHTSHNSTNPMKCSICEKTYRPGSSGNATPNSSNSSQQASSDGASASSSSSILPFPSARDRPYKCSVCQKGFKHLSELTRHERVHTGEKPFKCDTCDKAFSQSSHLQHHQRTHSNERPFKCAVCEKSFKHRSHLVRHMYVHSGEHLFKCNLCELHFKESSELLHHPCHPQGSRPFRCATCGKGFKRPSDLRQHERTHSEERPFHCDECQMSFKQQYALVRHRRTHKDPTDRPFKCNLCDKGFMQPSHLLYHQHVHGMDNLFKCASCQKEFSQSGELLRHKCGESSNTSPDKPYKCDVCGKGYKKSSTLQRHQNSHCQEKPLKCSLCDRRFLSSSEFVQHRCDPSREKPLKCPDCEKRFKYSSDLNRHRRVHTGEKPYKCGHCNKGFKQREHLTKHQSTHSREGQFKCVWCGERFSDLGSLQDHTVQHTADGGGYPVPQCL from the exons ATGGA TTGGGCCACTCCAGCTGCCAAACTGAACCCCTACAGCCGAGCCCGTATGACCGAGGCCTGGCAGCAGCATGCGGTCGCTCCGCCTCCGGTCGTGCACACCATCCCTCCAGGAGCTGAGAACGCATTGGGCTGCGCTGTGTACGGCATCGTCCTGCAGCCGGACGCTACGtctctacagcagcagcagcagcagaaccagcacGGACAGCACAGCCAGCACAACCAGCAGCATGGAGGCGGACAGcacagccagcagcagcacccagcCCAGGCCCAGCAGACCTCCCTGCAGGTCGGGACGGAGGGGGGGCACAAGTGTGGGGCTTGCGGACACGATATCTCCCACCTGGCAAACCCTCACGAACATCAGTGCATGGTGAGTCAGGACCGGTCGTTCCAGTGCACCCAGTGCATGAAGATTTTCCATCAGGCTACGGACTTGCTGGAGCACCAGTGTGTTCAGGTGGAGCAGAAGCCGTTTGTGTGTGGAGTTTGTAAAATGGGCTTCTCTCTGCTCACCTCTCTAGCTCAGCACCACACGTCACACAACAGTACCAACCCCATGAAGTGTTCCATATGCGAGAAGACGTACCGACCCGGTTCTTCTGGCAACGCCACGCCCAACTCCTCCAACAGTTCCCAGCAGGCCAGCAGCGACGGGGCGTCGGCCAGCAGCAGCTCGTCTATCCTCCCCTTCCCCTCGGCCCGAGACCGGCCGTACAAATGCTCCGTTTGCCAGAAAGGCTTCAAGCACCTGTCAGAACTCACGCGACACGAGCGGGTGCACACGGGAGAGAAACCCTTCAAATGTGACACGTGCGACAAGGCCTTCAGCCAGTCGTCGCACCTGCAGCACCACCAGCGAACGCACAGCAACGAGCGGCCTTTCAAGTGCGCCGTTTGTGAAAAGAGCTTCAAGCACCGCTCCCACCTGGTGCGCCACATGTACGTACACTCTGGCGAGCACTTATTCAAATGCAACTTGTGCGAGCTGCACTTCAAGGAGTCGTCGGAGCTCCTGCACCACCCCTGTCACCCGCAGGGTTCTCGGCCGTTCCGTTGCGCCACCTGCGGTAAGGGTTTCAAGCGGCCATCGGACCTTCGGCAACATGAGCGAACGCACTCGGAGGAGCGTCCTTTCCACTGTGACGAGTGTCAGATGAGCTTCAAGCAACAGTACGCACTCGTACGCCACAGACGCACGCACAAAGACCCCACCGACCGGCCATTCAAATGCAATCTGTGCGACAAGGGCTTCATGCAGCCCTCCCACCTCCTTTACCACCAGCACGTCCACGGCATGGACAACCTGTTCAAGTGCGCCTCATGCCAGAAGGAGTTCAGCCAGTCAGGGGAGCTGCTCAGACACAAGTGCGGCGAGTCGTCCAATACCTCGCCGGACAAGCCGTACAAGTGCGACGTTTGTGGCAAAGGTTACAAGAAGAGTTCCACATTGCAGCGTCACCAGAACTCACACTGCCAAGAGAAGCCGCTCAAGTGCTCGCTGTGCGACCGCCGCTTCCTGTCCTCATCGGAGTTCGTCCAGCATCGCTGCGACCCGTCGAGGGAAAAGCCGCTAAAGTGCCCGGACTGTGAGAAACGTTTCAAGTACTCGTCAGACCTGAACCGACACCGGCGCGTGCACACGGGCGAGAAGCCGTACAAATGTGGCCATTGCAACAAGGGCTTCAAACAGCGCGAGCACTTGACCAAACACCAGAGCACGCACTCCAGAGAGGGCCAGTTCAAGTGTGTTTGGTGTGGAGAGCGTTTCAGTGACTTGGGCTCTTTGCAGGATCACACGGTGCAGCACACGGCCGACGGAGGCGGTTACCCTGTTCCCCAGTGCTTATAA
- the csnk2a2b gene encoding casein kinase II subunit alpha' → MPGPVAGSKSRVYADVNTLKTREYWDYEAHVPNWNNQEDYQLVRKLGRGKYSEVFEAINITNNEKVVVKILKPVKKKKIKREIKILENLRGGTNIIRLVDTVKDPVSRTPALVFECINNTDFKELYQKLTDYDIRFYMYELLKALDYCHSMGIMHRDVKPHNVMIDHQLRKLRLIDWGLAEFYHPSQEYNVRVASRYFKGPELLVDYQMYDYSLDMWSLGCMLASMIFQKEPFFHGQDNYDQLVRIAKVLGTDELFGYLRKYHIELDPRFKDLLGQQSRKRWEQFVQTENQHLVSPEALDLLDKLLRYDHQQRLTATEAMEHPYFYPVVKEQSLSNSDNNMVTSGNTTAR, encoded by the exons ATGCCGGGTCCGGTGGCCGGTAGCAAGTCCCGTGTGTATGCAGACGTGAACACGCTGAAGACCCGGGAGTACTGGGACTACGAGGCCCACGTACCCAACTGGAA CAACCAGGAGGACTACCAGCTGGTCCGTAAGCTGGGCAGAGGGAAGTACAGCGAGGTGTTCGAGGCCATCAACATCACCAACAATGAGAAGGTGGTGGTGAAGATCCTGAAG ccggtgaagaagaagaagatcaagcGAGAGATCAAGATCCTGGAGAACCTGCGAGGAGGAACCAACATCATCCGATTGGTGGACACAGTCAAAGACCCTGTG TCCAGAACTCCAGCGCTGGTCTTTGAATGCATCAATAACACAGACTTCAAG GAGTTGTACCAGAAGTTGACAGATTATGATATCCGTTTCTACATGTATGAACTACTGAAG GCTCTGGACTACTGTCACAGTATGGGAATCATGCACCGTGACGTCAAACCCCACAATGTGATGATTGACCACCAGTTGAGAAAG CTACGCCTTATAGACTGGGGCCTGGCCGAGTTCTACCATCCATCCCAGGAGTACAACGTCAGAGTGGCCTCGAGATACTTCAAAGGTCCAGAACTCCTGGTGGATTACCAG ATGTACGACTACAGTCTAGACATGTGGAGTCTGGGCTGCATGTTGGCCAGTATGATCTTTCAGAAAGAGCCCTTCTTCCACGGACAAGACAACTACGACCAG CTGGTGCGAATCGCCAAGGTCCTGGGGACGGACGAGCTGTTCGGCTACCTGCGCAAATATCACATCGAGCTGGACCCACGATTCAAAGACCTGCTGGGACA GCAGAGCAGGAAACGCTGGGAACAGTTTGTTCAGACGGAGAACCAGCACTTGGTGAGTCCTGAAGCTCTGGATCTGCTGGACAAGCTGCTACGCTACGACCACCAACAGAGACTGACGGCCACAGAGGCCATGGAGCATCCATACTTCT ACCCGGTAGTAAAGGAGCAGTCTCTGTCCAACTCTGACAACAACATGGTTACCAGTGGCAACACTACAGCGCGATGA